The following proteins come from a genomic window of Flavobacteriaceae bacterium MAR_2010_188:
- a CDS encoding recombination protein RecA produces MASEKEAKLKALQLTLDKLDKAYGKGTVMRMSDQAIMDIEAIPSGSLGLDIALGVGGYPRGRVIEIYGPESSGKTTLTLHAIAEAQKAGGIAAFIDAEHAFDRFYAEKLGVDLENLIISQPDNGEQALEIADNLVRSGAIDIVVIDSVAALTPKSEIEGEMGDSKMGLHARLMSQALRKLTGSISKTNCTMIFINQLREKIGVMFGNPETTTGGNALKFYASVRLDIRRSTQIKESNGDVMGNKTRVKVVKNKVAPPFKMAEFDIMYGEGISKVGEILDIAVEHEIIKKSGSWFSYEDTKLGQGRDAVKALIKDNPELMDELEEKVRASVKALA; encoded by the coding sequence ATGGCGAGTGAAAAGGAAGCAAAATTAAAAGCATTACAATTAACGTTAGATAAGCTAGATAAGGCCTACGGTAAGGGAACGGTAATGAGAATGAGTGATCAGGCGATAATGGATATTGAAGCAATTCCATCTGGTTCTCTCGGTCTTGATATTGCTCTTGGAGTAGGTGGTTATCCAAGAGGTCGGGTTATAGAAATTTATGGCCCAGAATCATCCGGTAAAACAACTTTGACCCTACACGCAATTGCAGAAGCACAAAAAGCCGGAGGTATCGCTGCGTTTATCGATGCAGAACATGCCTTTGATAGGTTTTATGCCGAAAAATTAGGAGTAGATTTAGAGAACCTTATAATTTCTCAACCAGATAATGGTGAGCAAGCCTTAGAGATTGCAGATAATTTAGTAAGATCAGGAGCGATAGATATCGTGGTGATAGATTCTGTTGCCGCGCTTACACCAAAAAGTGAGATTGAAGGAGAAATGGGAGATTCTAAAATGGGATTACATGCCCGTTTAATGTCTCAGGCGCTCAGGAAGCTAACCGGTTCTATTAGCAAAACCAACTGTACCATGATATTTATTAACCAGTTGAGGGAGAAAATCGGGGTTATGTTTGGTAATCCAGAAACAACCACTGGTGGTAATGCCTTAAAATTCTATGCTTCTGTGCGATTAGACATTCGTAGATCTACCCAGATAAAAGAAAGCAATGGTGATGTTATGGGTAATAAGACCAGAGTTAAGGTTGTAAAGAATAAGGTCGCTCCACCATTTAAAATGGCAGAATTCGACATTATGTATGGAGAGGGTATTTCTAAAGTTGGTGAAATTTTAGATATCGCAGTAGAGCATGAAATTATTAAAAAGAGTGGTTCTTGGTTTAGTTACGAAGACACCAAACTCGGTCAAGGACGAGACGCTGTTAAGGCACTGATCAAAGATAATCCAGAATTAATGGATGAGCTAGAAGAGAAGGTCCGGGCCAGTGTTAAAGCTTTAGCATAA
- a CDS encoding UPF0176 protein — MQLYNTLSAKERADLIEQAGKDRLTISFYKYAKILNTEIFRNHMFIAWDSLEVLGRIYIAKEGINAQLSLPADKFNAFKQHLDSVSFLENVRLNVALEHDNFAFLKLKVKVRDKIVADGLNDETFDVTDRGVHVDAEMFNQLIENPDTVLVDMRNHYESEIGRFKNAITPDVDTFRDSLPIIEEDLKEHKEDKNLVMYCTGGIRCEKASAYYKHKGFKNVFQLDGGIINYVRQVNEKGLENKFIGKNFVFDERRSERITEDVIAHCHQCGKPADLHVNCANEACHLLFIQCEDCKNSMEGCCSTNCMEVHRLPYAEQKALRKGQGNSNDIFKKGRAEHLPYKKDLRNIFDVLKPNA, encoded by the coding sequence ATGCAACTGTACAATACTTTAAGCGCGAAAGAAAGAGCAGATTTAATTGAACAGGCCGGTAAGGATCGCCTAACAATCTCTTTCTACAAATACGCCAAAATCCTAAATACCGAAATCTTTCGAAATCATATGTTCATTGCCTGGGACAGTCTTGAGGTACTTGGTAGAATATACATCGCAAAAGAGGGTATAAACGCCCAACTTTCTTTGCCCGCAGATAAATTCAATGCTTTTAAGCAACATTTAGACAGTGTTTCCTTTTTAGAGAATGTTCGGTTAAATGTAGCTCTAGAACACGATAATTTTGCTTTCTTAAAATTGAAGGTAAAAGTGCGCGATAAAATCGTGGCGGATGGACTTAATGACGAAACCTTTGATGTAACCGATAGAGGAGTGCACGTCGATGCCGAAATGTTTAATCAACTGATCGAAAACCCCGATACCGTATTGGTCGATATGCGTAACCATTACGAAAGTGAAATCGGGCGATTTAAAAATGCGATTACCCCAGATGTGGATACTTTTAGGGACTCACTTCCGATAATCGAAGAAGACTTAAAAGAACATAAAGAGGATAAAAACTTAGTAATGTATTGTACCGGCGGAATCCGTTGTGAGAAAGCAAGTGCCTATTACAAGCATAAAGGTTTTAAAAATGTGTTTCAGCTAGACGGAGGCATTATAAACTACGTTAGGCAGGTCAACGAGAAGGGTTTAGAAAACAAGTTTATTGGTAAAAACTTTGTCTTTGACGAAAGACGTTCAGAACGTATTACCGAAGACGTAATTGCTCATTGTCATCAATGCGGAAAACCTGCAGATTTGCACGTTAACTGTGCTAATGAAGCCTGTCATTTGCTTTTTATTCAGTGTGAAGATTGTAAAAATTCAATGGAGGGCTGTTGTTCTACAAACTGTATGGAAGTACACAGATTGCCCTACGCCGAACAAAAAGCTCTTCGCAAAGGTCAAGGCAACAGCAACGATATC